AAATGTAAAAACCTTTGAGATACTTTGAACTGAAAAAAGTGTATCTGCTTGACCGACACTATACTGAGTTCCATCAAACAGTGTTAGAGTCATAGCGAATTGTTTTGGATTTACTCCGGCTAAGGCCGGTATGTAGTTTGCAACTTTTCCGGTACCAAACAAAGGAGTAATCTCATTTGAAATTTCGTCTAGTATTGATTGGTAATCCATTAAAACTGCCTTTTATTACTCGCTAAGTTGTTTATGAAGTGAGTTTAAATCACCTAATATATTTATGCTCATTATCTTACCGTCTCTTATTTGGAAAAAAGAAGCGCCAGAATAACATATTCGTCTACCAGTTGGTGCATAATCAAATAGTGCACCTTCATGAGAGCCTGTATAGGTAACATAAATTGCCACCATATCATTTTCATATACCGACATCTCTACAGCATGATAAAGGTTTGGGAATACACCAATCAACATTTGTGCATACTCTTTAAAACCATCTATCCCATTCGCTGTAATATCGAGTGAGCCTCTAAAGCGAATATCTTTGTCACAAATTATATTTGCTTTGTCAAAGTCCTTATCATTCCACATTTGGTAATAAGCACTAATTAGTTCTTTGTTTGTCATATTTGTTTCTTTCTAGTCAGTATAACTACGTTTGTGTGGAAATTTTTGAACTGAGTCATACTCATCATCTTCCCAACCATCGTATTCATTATATGCATCATAATCTATAGTAAAAAGTTTTGGATAACCTAGTTTAACTAGTTCTTCATCTATAAAATTACGATTAAATCCTTTGTCCTCGCAAAGTAAAACGATATCAGCAATATCTGCTTCATCAACGCCACCAAGTTCCATTTCAAACACTACATCAGAAACGTTCATTACGCCCTCATAAATAAATTATTCTACGTGAGATTACCGTTTGATAAACATTACCAAACACAGCCAAAAAAACCTGAAATACCAATTTTTGGTATCTCTTTTGACCCAAAGGTTCTACTAAAGTGAACCAATAATTTGAGTGCGCAATTATACATCTTTTTTAAATAAAATCAGTAATAAAATTAAACCGCTCTCTCTCTTATACTTTAGTGATTTTCACTGCACTGTAGTTATAGTCAGGTTGCAAAGACTCACTGTCTAGTAAATCATTGGTTAAATAATTTATATCTCTATTACTAATTGGCATAAAAATAGTTTTTCTGTTTATGTCATCAGTTACCACAGCTACAGTAGTTATTGTTCCTCTGAGCGATGTGACCGTTACTATGTCATCACTTTTTATATTTAACAATTTTGCATCTTCGCTATTTATCTCTACAAATTCAAGTGCTTTACACTTTTGCAGTGTTTTTGGCAGATTTGTTTTTGTGCCGCTATGCCACTGGTCCCTTGTGCGACCTGTCAAAAGAACAAAAGGGTATTTTATACTTGTTTTCTCGCTCAGCAGTCTGTTCTCAACAAAATGAAGATTTGCTTTTTTATCTTTTGTTAAAAAGCCTTTGATATTTTCACCCCAAACAAAAGGTTTATCTGACAACTCATCATAATTTGCAAAATGAATATCCATATAATCGTTTAACTTTGTCATCTCCTGATACTCTTGAAAAATCTCTTTTGTATTTTTATAACTAAACTCTTTTTCAAAGCCAAGCTCCCATGCTAAAAGTTGAAATATTTGCCAATCAGCTTTACAATCAATAGAAGTTCGAGAGAGCTTCTCTTGCTTTGTAATACTTCTATCTAGGTTTGTCTGAGTACCCTCTTTTTCACCCCATGGAGCTGCCGGTAATCTTATATGGGCAAAGTTAGAAGTCTCACTATTGTCATACGCATTTATCTCCACAACCATAGGAATTTTTTTAATTAACTTCTCCATCTTATGTCTGTTTGGGAGATGATAGATTGGGTCGGTGTGACAAATTATAAGCAAATCCAAATCTGCTTCAAGCATCTGCGTTGCAGTAAGCCCAGGCTTGCTATAAATTTTATTTGTACACCAAAACTTTGATACTTTATTTATAGACTTTACATCAAAACCCAAATGAACAGCCAACATAGTGGACAAACCTCCAACCTCTCTGCCACCCATAGCGTTAGGCTGACCGGTAAGGCTAAGTGGCCCGTTTCCAGGTTTAAATATTTTTCCAGTTAAAAGATGAGTGTTTATAAGTGCCAAATTTTTATCAACGCCCTGAACAGACTGGTTAAGACCCATGGTCCATGCTGTTATAATATTTTTACTGTTTTTATAAAACATCCAAAACCATTCAAACTGCTCTTTGCTCAATCCGGTTCTTTTTAGCATTTTAGTTACAGGAACTCTTTTAAACTTGTTTTGCAAGAGTTCAAAATTGTTTACATGTAAGTCTACAAACTCTTTGTCATACATCTCTTCATCAATCAACCGCTTTGAGATTAGATTGAAAAAGTCTATATCACCGCTGGCTTTTATGGGAAGGTATAAATCAGCAATTTTTGCAGTTTCGGTATACCTAGGGTCTATCACAATAACTTTTAGCCCCTGCTTTTTAGCCTTTTTTATCTGGTTGTGAAACAATACATGTGATTCGGCGGTATTAGCACCCGTGAGGATAAGAAGGTCACTTTTAAAAATATCTTCCATTCTAAGGGGAACAAAGTCTGCCCCGATTGATTTTTTATAAGCAACAACTGCACTAGACATACATGTACGGGTGTTTGTGTCTACATTATTCGTACCTATAAAACCCTTTCCCAACTTGTTTGCAATATAGTAGTCTTCTGTTAAAAGTTGTCCCGAGAGATAGAAACCTATCTTTTTAGGTTTAGTTTTTTTTACTTTCTCGGCAATAGCTCTAATAGAGTCGCCCCAAGAGCTAATTTTATACTCATCGTCTATGCTATCTCTTGTCTGTGGTCTAAGAAGTCTTGTCGATGTGTCAATGCTTACAAGCTCTGATACACCTTTTGAACATAACTTCCCCTCATTTACAGGATATGCAACATCACCGATAAGCTTACTCTCATCATACTCCAACCCACAACCAACACCGCAATAACCACACACAGATTTTATCATTGTACAAAACTCATTCCAATTAAACTAATGCCATTATATTAGTATAAGTTTAATGTAAAGTTAAGATTATCTGTATAAATATTAATCAATACATTGCTTATTAAGTATATTTTTAATCGTATAATTTCTTAAAGACATTTTAAAAATGCAGATTTAAGAAAATGTCAACGTAGTAATTTAAAGAACAAGGAATAGCATGCAAGAGTTTATGGATATATATAAAAACAACATCAAGGATATAGAAAATTTTTTAGTAGAAACTATTTTCAATCTTGGAAATCTAAGTGAGAGAGAAAACAAAAAGTTTATCAATGTTTTTAAAGTTTTCCCATCTTTGGAGTTAATGTATGTTTGCGATGAAGAGAGTATGCTTCAGCTGTCCCAAAATATATATAGAAATAAAACAAGCGATATACCAATAGGCAGAGATAGAAACTATCTGCTTGAAAAAGTGCAGTTTGACTCTACTAACATTGCAATATCTAAAGCGTATATAAGCAGTGCTACAGGTGAGACTTGTATTACGGTAGCTAAAAAAGAGAATGGCAAAATATATTTTTTAGATTTTAACATCTCCGCCCTGCTTAAAAGACTTGGTTTGATTGAAATTCACAATGGCTTTAACCTTGTAAGTAAAAGTTTTTACTTCATTACTGCAAGTATTATGATGGTTTTAGCACTCTTTACGATTGGTTATGCGATGTATGAATTTATAAATTCACTTCTTTTTAAAGAGGGCTTGACAATAGAGTTGATTTTTAAACCTGTTATTGCACTTACTCTTGGATTGGCAATTTTTGATCTTGCAAAAACTGTTTTTGCACAAGAAGTGGTTTTTAAAAGCTACTCAAAAAACTCCAATGCTGAGTATAAGGTTTTGACAAAATTTTCCATTACTATTATTATAGCCATGCTTATAGAATCTCTTATGGTAGTGTTTAAAATTGCTATAGATGATTACTCGCATATGGTTCATGCCTTTTACCTTATTGGCGGAGTCTCTGTCTTAATACTGGCATTGGGTTTATTTATATATTTTACAAAAAAGAAAATTTAACAGTACCACTTCACTTATAGAACACTCACCTTTGGCGTTTTATAAGGGTGGTTTTATTATAATGACACTTATAAATTTCATACTCTCAACATGGATGAATTCATAAATCAATATTATAAAGTAGGCAAATGAACTGGCTTAATTTTTTTGAACACAGCACTCAACATAGACACCCTTTTGGAAGAGGTATAAATTCAAATCTGCATCCTGAAGAAGAAGAACTGTTTAACAAGTCTTATGAAGCATTTGAAAAAAAAGATATTATAAATGCATATAAGTACTTTTTTGAATCTCTTGAAAACTTCACAAACGATATCTCAAATGAAAATATAATAACTAAAATAGAAGATGATAAGTTAGAGTTTGAAATCTACCAAGGAAGTGCAAGAATCATCGGCACAATAACCAATGAAAAGCTTTATGCAGAAGTGATTATGGTGAAAAGTGACAAAGCAAATGTTGCCCTAAAAAGAAAAATACTTGAGAGAAACTATCAATTTACCTATGCTAGCTACTTTACTGACGAAGAGTATATAAAACTAAAACTTTTCCACGATAACATAACCATGAGTCCTCAAAAAATATTTTTCCCTTTAAGAGAGTTAGCTCTAAATGCCGACTTTGACAAAGAATATATCAGACACGAATTTCCAGATATGGAGCTCGAAGATATAGCACATTTAAAAGAGCTGAGCGAAGATGAAATAAAAATTAAATATGATTTTTTAAAAGAGTGGATAGAAGAACTAGATAAAAAAGTTAAAACACTTCCATCAAATGACAATACAGGTATGCAGTCGTTTATATATTTAACTGCCCTTTTTAAAATCGATTATCTTCTTGTACCAAAATATAATATCTATCAAAACATAACTAAAAAAGTACAAGAGTACTTTGGTGAGCAAAATACTACTCCCGAATCTAGAAATGATGAGTTAAAACAGTATTTGGAAGTACTTCAAGAGACAAGTATTGAAGAGTTTAGTAAGAATTTTTATAATGCTAGATATACCTTCAACCCAACGGAGAGAGCATCAAATGAAGAGATTAACAACTTCATAAATGAATCACTCATAAAAATAAGATGGTATAAAAACAATCGATATAGACAAATAATTCCTACTATTTACAGATATATAGCATTTTATATTCTTTACAACTATGGTATTCACCCAGTTATAAAAGAGCTACTTCATACACTTATTGCTATCCAATATCCTAAGTTTTTCAAAGCACTTGGTTATGCTACACTATATGATGAAGAGGATAAATCATTTTCTAAAAGGGCTATTATTTCAAAAATCGAGGATGCAATTGCCCCTTATCAGAACCAATTTAAACTGTTACAACCTTTTGGCAATAAACTTAACTTCAATTCTATGAATGAATTTAACAATAGTTTCTACCTTCAACTACAAAATTTAAACTTTGAGGAGATATAAATTATGAATACTCAATTAATCCTCGAAACATATATTGAAAATATCATACAGATTATGACGCCTTATGGAACCGGTACCGGTTTTATTATAGATGATTTAATCATAACTAACTCACATGTAGTCTCTGGACTAAAAGAGGTCGTAATAAGTTCTAAAAAGGTTCAAAGGACTATCGCTAAAGTTGTTTATGATGATCCATACTATGATTTAGCATTTATCAGCTTTAACTTTGAATCACCAAAAAATCCTTTGAAACTTACAACAAAAATAGTGGAAAATGGAGATAGCACTATAGCTATCGGTCACCCATACGGACTAAACTACACTGCTACCGAAGGTATAGTCTCTAGGGCATCAAGGCTTCAAGGTGATTTAGAGTATATACAGATTGATGCAGCTATAAACCCTGGAAACAGCGGTGGCCCTCTCCTTGATGCCGATGGAGATGTTATAGGTGTAAATACTTTTATAATTCAAAATGCGAATAATTTAGGTTTTTCACTCCCCTATTTTTATGTTAAAGAAGCACTTGAAAATTTCAAAAAATTGAACAAAGAAAATATTATTAAATGTCCATCATGTAAAAATCTCACTAATGAAGAGGATATTGTCAATGACTATTGCCCCGTTTGCGGAGTTAAACTTCAAGTAGCAAAACAACGAAGAAAAGGCTATATTCCAACAGGTGCCACAAAAATGATGGAAGATATACTTGCCTCATTAAATATAAATGTCACTTTAGCAAGAAGAAGTCAGGCATCTTGGAGAATTGATAGCGGAACCGCAAGGGTAGAGATAAGCTATTATGAGAATGGTATTATTATAGGCGAAACAAAACTATGTGCTATTCCAAATAAAAATATAGATGAAATATATGATTATTTGCTTAATGAAAATCAAAAACTCTCATATCTGCGATTTTCTATAAACGAGAACAGCATATATCTATCATACCTTATTATAGACTCATCCTTAACTCTAAAAGAAGGGAAAGTAGCGCTTGAAAGGTTATTAGAATACTCAAATAAATATGATGATATTTTAATAAACAAATATGGCGCCGTGCAACAAAAAAGGGATGAAGAGGATTAAAAAGATTACTCTTAGTGGTTATGCCCCTCTTCTGCGTGGTTGTGGTCTTGATTTATTTTACAATAGATTGCACCAAGAGAAGACTGTGCCATTATATCCCCCTTGTCAGCAGCTTTTTTAACCCAGTATTGTGCTTTTTCTTTATCTACAGGCATCCCAACCCCATCATAGTACATCAATCCTAGCCTGTGCTCAGATCTCGTATATCCTTGCATTGCAGATTTTTCATACCAATAAAATGCTTTTTTAAAATCTCCAGATGCGCCTTTGCCGCTCTCATACATACTAGCTAAAAAAGATTGTGCTCCGGCATCGCCTGAATCAGCTGCTTTTTTGTACCAATAAAATGACTTTTCTAAGTTCTTGTCAACCCCTTCACCTTTTTCATACTTCATTGCCAAAAGAAACTGTGCTCCTAAATTACCACTATTTGCAGCTTTTTCATACCAGAGCAAAGCTTCACCTTGATTTTTTTCTACTCCATCTCCAGAATCATACATTGACGCAAGTAGCATTTGTGCTTTTGCACTTCCATGAATTGCTGATTTTTTATACCACTCAAAGGCTTTGGCTTTATCTAACTTAGCCCCTTCACCTTTGTAGTAAGCATTACCAAGTTTATACTCCGCACGCAAAAAACCGCCCTCTGCTGCTCTATGCCAAAAAAGAACTGCTTTTTGCTTGTCTTGATTTGTACCTTTGCCGGCATAATACATGTTAGCAAGCATATAAAGAGCTCTTTCATCACCATTGGTTGCAAATGGCTCAAGCATAGTAAACGCACCTGCATAATCTTTATTAATATACGCTCTTGCACCTTTTTCTATATCTGATGCTATTAAATTAAATGTTATTGCAAATAATATTATCACTAATTTTAAATTCAAAAAATTCATAAAAAACCCTCTTAACTTTATTTATAATAATTATATCACATTGAGATAAACATTCAGGACACTATAATGCTCAAGCAAGTATTATACTACTTGAAAATATGTATAATATTTAAAATAATCAAGGAAAAAAATGTCAAACTTTGCGAGTGTTAAAGTCAATTTAAATGACTTTATAAGTGATTTAAATAAAAAAATAAAAGCTAATAATCTACATGTAGAAAAACTTCTAAAAATAAAACAAAAAACATATACAAACTTTGTAAAACCATTGCAAATGATGGAAGAGTATCTAGAACAATTCTTTACTCCTCTGTCTCATATAAATTCAGTAAATAATTCTGATAAAACACAAGATATATATGCAGATTCTTTGCCAATTATCACAGAGTACTCAACAAAATTATCTCAAAACATAGATATATACAAGGCATATAAAGAGATTGAAAAAAATGAAAAAGAGACACTAAACTATGAGCAAAAAAGGGTTATAGAACTTAATATTTTGAACTTTGAACTCAGTGGTGCACACCTGGATGAAAAAACCAAAGAGAGGCTTCAGGAGATACATATAAAAAAGAGTGAGCTCTCAAATAATTTTTCTCAAAATCTTTTAAACGCCACCAATGCCTATAAATACATAATTACAGACGAAAAAGACATAGAAGGATTACCACAAAGCGACATAGAAAATGCAAAGTTTGAAGAGGATGGAAAAACAAAATATAAGTTTACACTTCAAATGCCATCATATATTGCCTATATGACATATGGTAAAAATGCAAAAATAAGAGAAGAACTATATAAAGCTTATGTAACAAGATCGCCGGAAAATGCAATAATTATTGATGAACTTCTAAGTCTAAAAAATGAGATGAGCAATCTTTTAGGCTTTGATAACTATGCCTCTTACTCCTTGGCTAGCAAAATGGCAAAAAATGAAAAGAGTGTTGTTGATTTTCTCCAAACACTAATTATAAACTCAAAAGCTCAAGCACAAGAGGAGCTAAAAGAGCTTCAAAGTATCGCCAAAGAACCTCTTCAAAGTTTTGACACAGCTTATTACAGTGAAATCCTAAAAAAAGAAAAATATGATTTAGATGAAGAGCTTTACCGTCCATATTTTGAGCAAAAAAGTGTAGTTAATGGTATGTTTGAATTCTTAAACAGACTATTTGGAATTAAATTTGAAAAAGTGGATGAAGAGTTATGGGATAAAAAAGCATTCTCATACAATCTACATGTAGAAGATAAACTTGTTGCCAGACTTTATTTAGATTTAGAAGCAAGAGAGAGCAAAAAAGGTGGCGCTTGGATGCATAATTTCCAAACACACTGCAAAGATGAAAATGGAGATGAGCAATTAGCCTCGGCATTCATTGTGTGCAATTTTCCGCCTTCTAAAGAAAAAAATCCTTCACTACTTAGACATGATGATGTAGTTACTCTATTTCATGAGATGGGTCACGCAATTCATCATTTGTTGAGTAATGTAGACGAAAATGAGGTTAGCGGCGTCAATGGGGTTGAGTGGGATGCGGTTGAATTTCCATCACAGTTTTTAGAAAATTTTGCCTAT
The sequence above is drawn from the Candidatus Sulfurimonas baltica genome and encodes:
- a CDS encoding PDC sensor domain-containing protein gives rise to the protein MQEFMDIYKNNIKDIENFLVETIFNLGNLSERENKKFINVFKVFPSLELMYVCDEESMLQLSQNIYRNKTSDIPIGRDRNYLLEKVQFDSTNIAISKAYISSATGETCITVAKKENGKIYFLDFNISALLKRLGLIEIHNGFNLVSKSFYFITASIMMVLALFTIGYAMYEFINSLLFKEGLTIELIFKPVIALTLGLAIFDLAKTVFAQEVVFKSYSKNSNAEYKVLTKFSITIIIAMLIESLMVVFKIAIDDYSHMVHAFYLIGGVSVLILALGLFIYFTKKKI
- a CDS encoding ester cyclase; protein product: MTNKELISAYYQMWNDKDFDKANIICDKDIRFRGSLDITANGIDGFKEYAQMLIGVFPNLYHAVEMSVYENDMVAIYVTYTGSHEGALFDYAPTGRRICYSGASFFQIRDGKIMSINILGDLNSLHKQLSE
- a CDS encoding trypsin-like peptidase domain-containing protein, which gives rise to MNTQLILETYIENIIQIMTPYGTGTGFIIDDLIITNSHVVSGLKEVVISSKKVQRTIAKVVYDDPYYDLAFISFNFESPKNPLKLTTKIVENGDSTIAIGHPYGLNYTATEGIVSRASRLQGDLEYIQIDAAINPGNSGGPLLDADGDVIGVNTFIIQNANNLGFSLPYFYVKEALENFKKLNKENIIKCPSCKNLTNEEDIVNDYCPVCGVKLQVAKQRRKGYIPTGATKMMEDILASLNINVTLARRSQASWRIDSGTARVEISYYENGIIIGETKLCAIPNKNIDEIYDYLLNENQKLSYLRFSINENSIYLSYLIIDSSLTLKEGKVALERLLEYSNKYDDILINKYGAVQQKRDEED
- a CDS encoding molybdopterin oxidoreductase family protein, which codes for MIKSVCGYCGVGCGLEYDESKLIGDVAYPVNEGKLCSKGVSELVSIDTSTRLLRPQTRDSIDDEYKISSWGDSIRAIAEKVKKTKPKKIGFYLSGQLLTEDYYIANKLGKGFIGTNNVDTNTRTCMSSAVVAYKKSIGADFVPLRMEDIFKSDLLILTGANTAESHVLFHNQIKKAKKQGLKVIVIDPRYTETAKIADLYLPIKASGDIDFFNLISKRLIDEEMYDKEFVDLHVNNFELLQNKFKRVPVTKMLKRTGLSKEQFEWFWMFYKNSKNIITAWTMGLNQSVQGVDKNLALINTHLLTGKIFKPGNGPLSLTGQPNAMGGREVGGLSTMLAVHLGFDVKSINKVSKFWCTNKIYSKPGLTATQMLEADLDLLIICHTDPIYHLPNRHKMEKLIKKIPMVVEINAYDNSETSNFAHIRLPAAPWGEKEGTQTNLDRSITKQEKLSRTSIDCKADWQIFQLLAWELGFEKEFSYKNTKEIFQEYQEMTKLNDYMDIHFANYDELSDKPFVWGENIKGFLTKDKKANLHFVENRLLSEKTSIKYPFVLLTGRTRDQWHSGTKTNLPKTLQKCKALEFVEINSEDAKLLNIKSDDIVTVTSLRGTITTVAVVTDDINRKTIFMPISNRDINYLTNDLLDSESLQPDYNYSAVKITKV
- a CDS encoding tetratricopeptide repeat protein, producing MNFLNLKLVIILFAITFNLIASDIEKGARAYINKDYAGAFTMLEPFATNGDERALYMLANMYYAGKGTNQDKQKAVLFWHRAAEGGFLRAEYKLGNAYYKGEGAKLDKAKAFEWYKKSAIHGSAKAQMLLASMYDSGDGVEKNQGEALLWYEKAANSGNLGAQFLLAMKYEKGEGVDKNLEKSFYWYKKAADSGDAGAQSFLASMYESGKGASGDFKKAFYWYEKSAMQGYTRSEHRLGLMYYDGVGMPVDKEKAQYWVKKAADKGDIMAQSSLGAIYCKINQDHNHAEEGHNH
- a CDS encoding M3 family metallopeptidase produces the protein MSNFASVKVNLNDFISDLNKKIKANNLHVEKLLKIKQKTYTNFVKPLQMMEEYLEQFFTPLSHINSVNNSDKTQDIYADSLPIITEYSTKLSQNIDIYKAYKEIEKNEKETLNYEQKRVIELNILNFELSGAHLDEKTKERLQEIHIKKSELSNNFSQNLLNATNAYKYIITDEKDIEGLPQSDIENAKFEEDGKTKYKFTLQMPSYIAYMTYGKNAKIREELYKAYVTRSPENAIIIDELLSLKNEMSNLLGFDNYASYSLASKMAKNEKSVVDFLQTLIINSKAQAQEELKELQSIAKEPLQSFDTAYYSEILKKEKYDLDEELYRPYFEQKSVVNGMFEFLNRLFGIKFEKVDEELWDKKAFSYNLHVEDKLVARLYLDLEARESKKGGAWMHNFQTHCKDENGDEQLASAFIVCNFPPSKEKNPSLLRHDDVVTLFHEMGHAIHHLLSNVDENEVSGVNGVEWDAVEFPSQFLENFAYEPHVLKLFAIHHETGEIIPDEMIDKLVRSKNFLSASGMLRQLEFSIFDFKLHSKIYQGDEVQNLLDSIREDTALIKTPSYNKFQNGFSHIFAGGYAAGYYSYKWAEVLSADAFFSVVDEGIIDSNTAKKYLHVVLNGGGAKSMGVLFKELMGREPNPDNLLRLNGIK